The Larus michahellis chromosome 8, bLarMic1.1, whole genome shotgun sequence nucleotide sequence GAATAGCATCTACTCCATTTAGGGAAGTGCATTGTAGCTCTTCATTTCACTGCCAATTAGAATGCGAGTGCTCGTATGCCAGCACAGGTTATATGCTCTAGATCAGTTTGTTGTGCAATAGAGAGCTGTTGGAGaacattatattttatttagctttgtATAGTAATTTTATTGGTGTATATTTggaattaaatgtttttattacttaTTCATGGAACAAGTGATTGCTTCCCAGTCCCTGGAAGTGGAGAATTTTTCAAGTTTATTACTGTTTCTGGTCATGTTAGGCTTAAGTACCGAAGTGGGCTGGTGGTGATACTTCTCTGTGCCCATGGATATGTTTATACTCTTGTTTTTACAGTAGCAGAATTGAACATCTTACAAGACAGCGATGGCTTTTTCTCTAGAATTTGAATATGGAGGCCACAGGGACAGATGAAGTAGAAAAGATAAAATCAAAGTTTATGTCTGCATGGCACAACATGAAATACAGTAAGTGAAACAGTGTATGGTAAAATCCCGTCTCCATTGAAATGAATGCAATGTTTCTTGGTTGACATGAATGGGATCGTGATTGAGAAACTTAactaatattaataataaaaatgcaatatgGCCCTTGAAACCGTTTTTACTTGGATATAATAAACAGCCTGAGGAAACAAACTcgtttagctttttctttttcaaataaatttgcagaatttcttttttcaattacttattttgaaaacagtaaataaattgTGTAAATGACACTAGATTTGCATAGACTTTTAATCAGGGATAATATTGAATCCACtgcacaaatatattttatttcttatctgTACTTTTCTGGAAAAAGTAGGATGGTGTGTGAAATATAAATTCCACTGAAGAATCTACTTCACACACTTGAGTAACATATTTTTCCACAGTTGAACATCAGTAATTTGTTTATAAGCAACCAAATTTTCAAGTGTGCTGCCTACTAATCAGCCCTTAACCTTAATTTCTCTACGTTCCCTCTAGGACTGAGGTTGCTCAGATTTACCACTAGGCTTCTGTTAAATTTTGTTAATTCTAATAACTGAGCCTTGGAGATGTCTGGCAAGATGAAAAGATACTTTTCTTATACTTTCTTTCAGTACTTTCTTTTTGCATCTATTTTAGGTTGGGTGTTGAAAACAAAAACTTACTTCAGTAGAAACTCTCCAGTCTTTCTGCTGGGAAAGTGTTACCACTTCAAAACTGACGGTATGTACATAGCACTTAACTCATTCCAATCTTACTCATCGGGAGCGctgtgaatatatttttaatcttctaGAAAGACCATCATTAACCATTACGGAAtccaaaatgtaaatatgaaaagCTCAGAAAGTACTTATTTAAATGTCCAGTGCCACCACTGATGCAACCCATCCTAACCTGCTTTATTCAGATGTTACACTGAAGTTCTTTCTGTAAATATTAGTGCTGTAATTTGCACTTTACTTCATTTACCCATCAAATtgagattttctttctaaaaagtcACAAATGAAATAGTGTACAAAAAAAAACTTACAAAGAGTCAGTATACCAGCACCTTCGTTATCGTTTTCCAGTATGCAGTTTTCTAAAAATCCCTCTCTATTTGGCCGTTTACATCAAGGTGAATTAAATAGTTGCTTACTTTCAAGTCAATGATTCCATTGCACAGTGATGTTGTCTGCATTGCtctgtttttttgtgtttttttttttttttcagctggcatatttctgttattatttctattttctacCAGAATAGTTTTTTACTTACCTTCTAATAACAGAAGTGCCATATCAAATTATAACTTAAATTGTGCTTTGCTTTACAGAGTCCGGTGAACTCTCTACAGATGGGTCCAATTTTGATAAAATCAACACGGAGATTTCAGGAAACGTCGAGGAGTTTCGTAAAGATTTTATTTCCAGAATATGGCTGACTTACAGAGAGGAATTTCCTCAGATAAAGGGGTCTGCATTAACAACAGACTGCGGCTGGGGTTGCACGCTGAGAACTGGTCAAATGCTGCTGGCTCAAGGTCTTATGCTTCACTTTCTTGGTAGAGGTAAGTTATGAGAGAAGATCTCTGTATTTGGCGTGATAAGCTTGAGTGTTCTGTAGGGAGCGCGATGGGCTTTATGTAGCCAGAATCGAAAGGACGTGCTGGTTTTGGTTCTGGACTTCCTCTCATTATTACTGGAATTGTTACGTGGCATCAGGACAGTGATCCACCTGACCGGCTTTCCATTTCTGTGAAAGGGAATACGAAGGTGTGTCAAGGGAAGATACTGGAAACTCCACAGAAGCTAACTGTGAAGTAAAATACCACCAAAATTTGTGGTCCCATACCTGGGTATTGTTAGTATTCGTGCAAATGGCCAGCTTTCTTGAATCTTGCTGATTTCTTCAACTCAAGGTATGGAAATGAGTTCTGCAGCCCATAGCTGTGGGCTATGGCAAAAGTGATGTTCTTTTATCAGTTTTAAAGTTGTACATTATTCAATTCTTCTAGTATTCATATATTGAGTTAATAGGAGGATTTTAATCTAACTTCAATACATCATTCTTTGTGTTGAAATTTGCACTATTtcatttcctcccttccccctgagTACTCACAGAGgaacttccctttttttcctatcATTGTCTATCTCAAAACATTCCCTCAGTCACAGCTGGTTCAAAGAAGTGGCTTTAGGAGACTTGGAATACTTTCCACTTTCCAAGGCGAAGTGTGCACGTCCTCCCCATTCTTCCAGCTGAGCCATGTCCTGCGTAGGTGTATTTCTGGCTCTTCATTAACCACCTATTCTTTCCATCCTCTTCTCAATCCATAACCAACCACATTCCCCCTTTCAAACAATTGGTCCTGTCCTGTCACCACTGCTTGTTGGCAAAATGATCCAAGACATGGGCTGGAAGCCACCCAGGCACGTTAGAGGGAATACAGTGTATTGTTTACTCAGCCAGTTGTTGGATCACAGAAATACTTTAGTAGAAGATAGTTCTGAAAGCCCGTTTTGATAACGCTTTGTACTGTGCAAATATGATGTAAGCTGTGAACACGGTCCCAAACCAGCTGCATCACAAAGTCGTCTTTCTTGGCAGTGTCACGACTGAACTGTCAGATTGGCTTACTCAGTGTTCCTTTTGCTGTAGACACTTAAGTCATAAAACAGACATTATCCCTTTCAACTGACTGCAAATATCAAAACGTATGAAAATACTTCTGCTGAGAACACAAATCCCTTAAATATAACTTTTGTTATACatgcatttaaagaaataaaaaaaaattgatcagAAGACTACCTGTGAGTAGGAATGCATAATGGCTCATTCTCAAGtaaccccaaacaaaaaagccccaggTTTATATCTTTAAAATCCACGGTTACAAAGAATTCCTTGCACTGTCCCCCATGCATCCTAATCTGGAAAGTGATTTGGTGATTCCAGAGTGCTAGTGTTTCTGTGGCAATCCAAATGTGTAGAAAAATGGAATATGTATGGTCTTTCTGGACTACTTTTCTCATCACCCAGTCTTCTGACAGGTGGTGAATTatcttttgaaaagctttttatgAGGTCTGGGTAGCTTTTGAAACATATTTAAGTGTTTACATGAAGTTTTTCATCGCTGTTTACTCTTTTCCCAGAGATGTTTTCATTATAGTTTAATGATATTGTTTCTGTTACAAAGCAAAACTCGACTGCAGTTACTAGCTGGAATACTTAAACTTCCACTGCTATGTGGAATGTTCCAGATATTGCTGAATGATGTTGTAaatgagtttttattttaaatattaaggtACTGGTAAGTTTAACTTTTAAATGTCTGTGCTTAAGACGCTGACTTAAATCTGAAGCTCACAATACAGGAGTAGCAAGGCCTGTGATGTTACGTTGAGCTTATGCATACATCTGCCTGGGTCTGCAGTGAAGAATTAACACGAGGTGTCACAGAGCGGTGTCACTTCTGTTAAGGGGCATTGATGCGGGGTGGTTGTCACCCTGCAATGAGGGGGTGACGCGGATGATGGCCATTACCGGCAATACTTGTGATGCTGCTGGAGCCCTAAGTTGGATTTTAGCATTAAAATGTGGTtgcctctgtgcttcctctttgTTTCTCAAAGACTTTTACATGGATACTTCAGTAAGAGTTACGAGAAGGGCTGCGGTTCTTGCTCCCTGTCAGAAAAGGTTCCCTTGCTGCTGTAATGGCAGCTCTCTGAACCCCCGGCAGCTTTCCCAAATCCGTCTGGCTGAGCAAAAGCCCCTCATCTGCAGGGTTTGTTCCTCGCTGGCGCGTGGCCTGGCCTTCCCCTGGCCTGCTGGGATGTCCATTGCAGACCTGCAGGTTGTGTTCCGCTCTGACAGCGCGGCCGCCGTGCTGCGGAGGTCTCCTCATGTGCTCTGTGTCGCAAGTAGTTGTTTCAACTTGTGGGAGAGATTTTCAGTCAGCTGAGAAGGGAAGCGTTGCTGTTCCCGAGATCTGCTGAACCCCCGTGATGCTGTAAGAGGAACGCTGCGTGCAGGATGCGTTGTTAGAGAGTCCTTTTGCTAGAAATGCAGACTGTGGATACTGTGCTGAATAATATTTAAACAAGCTTGTCTTGTAATCTAGGTGAAGAATTCACAAAATTAGTGAAGAAAGAAATCTTGTCTATTTTTCTGCTGATCTGCTTTGATATTTTGCAGGAAGAAGTGTTTCTTTTTACGTTAATAATTCCTCAGGTTTgtctatttcttttaataatgtgACAAaccagaagaattaaaaacagcttttgaaacttATTTGGTTTGGATAAAACTTTTTAGATGGTACTCAGTAgctaattttcatatttttaatgtgtAAGATAGTTCTAACCTGTGCCTTATATATCTCGTGTATCTTAACTGACTGGGATCACAGAGTCTGACCTGCTATCTCAGATAGATAGCTTGAATTGCTGACAAATGTCCTGTTAGTAGTATTTTGTTCCACCTGtcattcagcagaaaataaaagcaaatcatATTCCACTTGAATTCTTCGTTTACATTTTAACACTGACATTTGCATCTTGGTATGTTAAGTGCACGTTACTGGTTTGGGGAACATGGGGGAGAAAGGGATGTGTTTTGCTGATTATACCAAAGGGTTAATATTAAGTCTTAATCTGCATCTTAAAATTTCTTGCTGCAGCCTGGGTCTGGCCAGATGCGTTGGACATTGACAATTCAGATTCTGAATCGTGGACAGCCCATACAGTGAAAAAGCTGACGGCATCATTCGAAGCATCGCTCACAGCAGAAAGAGAACCCAAGATCCTGTCAAATCACCATCAGGGAACAGTAAAGAGAAACTACGATGACAACGAAAAGAGGAATGAAGTTTatcatagaaaaataatttcttggttTGGCGACTCTCCGCTGACAGCTTTTGGCTTACATCAGCTAATAGAATATGGAAAGAAGTCTGGAAAAATTGCTGGAGATTGGTATGGGCCTGCAGTTGTTGCACACATTTTAAGGTAAAAATACCTTTATTCTTTGTTGTTACCGTGCCTTACACATTACAGGAGGAGCATTTCAAAGTGTCATGAGATTACTTCAGCTTAATTGCACATCTAACTGTTCATTATTGGCTTTGTAAAATGTCCATATTAGTAGCAATTCCTGAGATTTTTCAGAGGCgggaagggagacagcagtaGGTGCAGGAGTAGAACTCTGAGCCTTTGTTCAAccttatttcaggaaaaaaacggCATTCCTCTTCTCCTGTACCTTGGGCAGTAGAAGTCCCAAGTATCTCTCCCAAACCTGGGGTTTTAAGTAGAGCTGCATTTAATGAAATGTTCTAAAAACTAACCACTCTTTCAACCTTGGAACATGCATAacattatagattttttttttttttatactgtaacCTGGGGGCTGTAATGTACTGATAGTGTAATGAAATGTCAGAGCTAAAATTgatgttttcagcatttctttggaCACATCAAATTCTTGTGAAACTGTAAATGTATGGGACTATTAATATTATAATTATATCACAGTAAAAGTAAAGGGTCTGTGACATTcagtgtggttaaaaaaaaaaagtcgaaaGTCAAATTTCTCCATACTATGTGCCTTTACATGCTATTTCTTTGAATActaccaatttttttttgtttggtttggtttttttgtagtCTTATATGCTTATGTTCTTAGTGGATTCCAGTTTACCTATAAACTGAATCTCTAATAAGTCATTTAAGCGGCAGAAGCCAAAGTTCATACATTCGTCTCTATATATGTGAATAGATGAATTGGATATTTATTATAAAAGTATATTAATCTTAAGTGAACCTGTACTGAAATAATCAGCTGTATGTGTGTTAGTATTACTtatgtgttttcttctctttttttttctgatgatagAAACTGTCAGAattctttttgcttgctttaaatTGCAGTAGCCTATTTACGTAACGGGAGCGGGGGGGAATCTGGTCCAGAATTCCATTCAACACAAACCAACTAGTGATTTCCAGCACTGCAAAGGTTTCCTTTCCTAGATCTCCTTTCTCTAGTACAGCAGCACTAACAACGTATAGCTCTGTCTCATAACTTGAGAACGACTGTATTAAACCATTCCTCAAAATATATTGTGAAATAAAGGGATAGTGACCATTTAATGCAAGCGTGTATTGAAGTCAAAGGCTAATCTTCTATTTTGAacagtttaatttctttacatATGTTGTCCTTGATTGATGATCATGCTTCAGACTATcgacatgtattttctttttcgtttttaGGTCCATTACTCTTATTCTTTTGAGGATAGCCTAGTATTGCAATTATCTTTTGGGAAGTTTTGGTGAAACCTCACAGCTTTTTATGTGCAAACCTTTATTTCCATAGACATGAGGTGCTCATGTGTGGCTAGTTACATGAACTGAGGTCAACTAAAGAAATCTGTTGagttgaaaataatatttttgtcagCAAATTTAGCCTTTATTATCCCAATATAAATGACAGAAAATTGttataaacagaaacaaattagATAGTGAATATGAATTTCATTGTAAGTTAATGtgtttctttgggcttttttttttgtggttttcattGTTCTTCTAAATAGACAGACATTGTCATCTTTGTTTGGGAAAAACATGTTGCCGTATACGCTGGATCTTGGTATCcagtgcttaaaaacaaacaaccccccccccccatctgtaTTTATCAGGAATGGAAGATGTcttgaattaaaacaaacaaaccaaaccaaacaaaagcaaaaaaacccaaatccaacaacaaacaattaaaaccaacctgtttctaaaaattaaataatatatgtttatttactgttaatttctttaaaatcagagATGAGTTAAATAGTTTTGTGTTTGTACTTAGAAAAGCTGTTGAAGAAGCAAGAGACCCTGAGCTACAAGGAGTAACGGTCTATGTTGCTCAGGATTGTACAGGTAAATGTTGTGATTATGcagatttttgcaaatattttagatGCTTTTTATGCCTTTCAGTAAGTACTTAACAATAGAgctctaaaggaaaaaataaactcaaaaatGGATCCTCAACATTGAGATTATGTAGACAAAGGGATTGTTGATATATGCAGATGTTTGTTCTCTTTGACAATCAGACATCACAACGTGAAAACTGCACAATGCTTGTTTGGGATCTTATGGTAGAAGACAGTGTAATTCCAAATTCAGCAAAGTTACTTTTTCTTACAGTCTGCCTGTTGTAGCTCTTTATTTTGGATTTAAATCACTTACTGATCTGTTTTGTACTCGCTTCAATGTTGTCTTAGCAATAAGCTAATAAGTACTTCCCTATCTTATTAAAAATAACGCCCCAAAACTAACCaagcaactgaaaaatatttcgGCTCAGTTAGATTTGTTAGTtaggttttatttgtcttttgcaTCACAGGATTCTTTTACCCATTTTTCTAGAGGGGAAAAACCCACTGCGCTGGTGTTTTAGAATAGTAAGAAGCCGTTTTCGCTTGGAGTTCAAAGATGGGAGGAGGATAGCGCACCCGAGTCAGTGGTAACCTTTCCTCTGCTCCAACCTGGCATTTTAAATAATCGATAACAGACAGAGGAGCTTAGAGCTCTGGATGCTCGCGAGCAGAAAATGATGACAAGAGAAACTAAACGTGTGGTGAAACTTTACGCTAATGACTTACAGTCTTTCAAATCTAAGCACAAGGTATTACTTCAGTAGCCATGTTTAGCTGCCAGAAATTTTAGTTATGTCATAACCGATCTCGGGATAGGACACCCCGAGACCGACACCCCTGGGTAATCAATCAAACTGGTTTCAAAGAGATACTGTTTAATCATACGCTACAAACCAGTTTCACTCGACTTACTATGACagtggaaatttttaaaattctatgaATTTTTCGCTTCTTTGTTCTGGTGATGGTTTTTCGCATCTCTCAGTTTGGAGAGAATAAGCAATAATACTACATTAAGGTTTTACACTTTTCACATTCACATTTTCAGTGACCGTGTTGTGTTAACTTTAGACAGCAAACTTTGagtatttattaaaatcaattattgtctttttttcctttaacatgtAGATGTTTCTGTTAGTTGTAGGCTTTCAAGTTTTAAATGACTCCTTTTAGAAGAAGTTTATATCaagtgaataaatatttattggctTTCTCCTAACCTGTCCCTTCTGCATTTTCCTGACAATGAGTCTTAGCAGCGACACGTTACCGTTCCACAGAATATTGCTGAAATAAGGAAGCATAACACTGTTTTTCATCAGTCACTCAAGTTATATTTCAGCAGGACGGTAATATTTTGAAGGATTGTAGTTTTAGTCTGTCACACTAGGTGTTGACGTGTTGTAGGTGTGTCTTTGTAAAAGCTAGGTGTGGTATTTTAAATATGAACATTTCCGTGTGTCTCCTTTCAGTCTACAGTTCAGATGTTATTGACAGACAATGTTCTTTTATGGATTCTGGAAAAGCAGACACAAAAGCTGTAATTATATTAGTTCCTGTGAGACTCGGCGGAGAGAGAACAAACATGGACTACTTAGAGTTTGTAAAGGTATGAAATGAGAGTTCAATCATTTTTTAAATAGTAGGACTAGGTGATATGAAAAGCGACTTCATGATGGTAATCTTCTACCTATTAAATGTGTGGTGGTGATTTTACAGTTGAAGGTTGTAAAGTTTGACtttacagattttaaatttcCCCATTACAAGATCAGACATAATTGCAGAGCACATGATGTCCCTTGGTAAAGCAGCGATAACTGTCCTACTCCTAAAGTAGTTACCTGAAAAGACATTAATGCAGTGGCTCCGATTACAAATGGTAATTTAGTTACATATGCTATTAGACTTGTGCTATATTAAGTATCAGTCAGCATTTCAAAACATAAATATACCAAATTCCTCATTCTGTTTCTGATTTTCTTAAATGTCAAATGGTTTAAGGTTGTCACTTgtctgtttttcccattttcttttgtctttttagtcCCCTTAAGAGAGGGGTTAGAATTTTTTCATATCTTTAGTCACTACTTCAGATGTTTTTTACGTATCCAATGTTAGGATGAACGTTTCAAAGGACAGTGATGCAGGAGTAGCAAGCAGTTACCACACAtaaaaatgaactggaaaaaagtaaaactcgaggagaaagcagaggggaggaaaGCCTGTGCTGTCCCCTTTTTTTCAGCAGAGGTTCTGCCTATAGTGCTAGCCCCTGAAGACGTACCGTACTCCTGTCTCTTGAGCACAAGAATACTGCTCTCTAAGAGACTGTTCTCTTAGCCCTGCTGCTTTATCATTTTCCGTGCTGCTGTTTGTCTGTCTTcaaattcttgttttaatttttaaaataccacaaTGTAGTAGTAGCATGAACAAAAtctattactgtttttttttttctttttttcttgtgactCTCTCTTCTGTGtaacatttcaggaaaacattagTTTTTTAATGGCATGGGGAGACAGAGTGATGAAGCCTTTTATTTCAGTGATGAActattaaattgtttttctttcctgattcttttccttatattttcagAGAGCTGGCTTTGGAAAAGTTTAGTTCTTACAGTTAAGATAAGCCTGTGGTCTCAGACACGATCTAGGGCAACCTTACTTTACTTTCAATGTTAACTGCAAAAAAGCCTTTGAATCAGCCAGGTCCAGGAAAACACGCAGTGCGTCGGTTTGTAAGCTAACAAACAGTTGCTTCTGCAACTTTCATAAGGCTTTTTGAGCGAAATAAAAGTGACTCCAGTTCTTTAATACTGGCTTTTATTATTGACGGATATCTATGGCTGGTTTTACCCTGCAGAGGCTTTCTCAGTTTGGCTCTCAAAACCTCTCTTTTGCCAGAGTAAAATATGTTTGCGTGGCACTGGCTTTCACAGCAGAGTCACGTTATCTAAGCTTGCCTTGTCCAACGGGCTTTACCGGGGTGATTTCTGCTCCTCATTTACCAAGCCTGGTACTGCCTTTTGCAGTCTGGTATAATGGAGACTGTGATAAGAGGGCTTTCAATTGCATATATTAGTCACTCCAGTCTCTAGCTTGACTCTTCACAAGAAGTGACTAAATTTCTCGGGATCTGAATTTaagttaaaaatgcagattttagAATGTAGTACAAGAGGTGATTTTTACAAAGGATTTTATATTTATGGAGGAAAATTGATGAATTTTTTATAATTCACTTTTACAAGAAAACTCCCATAAATTAAACAGTTATTCATTACTCTGAgtagcttttcttcctttctgtttcactgGCAGAGGACGTGTCCTCTTAGCTGTTTCAGCCTTTGCCTCTGATCTACCTAAATGTCCTGTAATGCTCAGCCATTGAGGAGCCTTTTCTAAAATAGCCTTCTCATTCATATTTTAAATCAGCAGCCCTTTCTCTTAACCTGTAGAAACCAGACTGAATTTGACTTTGTTAGCATCTCAGGTGAGGAGTACAACAGTTTTTGTTATGTTACATTACTGTATCATCGTCTAAGCGGAGAAAATTTTATCCTGAGAAGCTTTGGTCTTATTATTTGGTCTTACGTGAAATACCAATCATTTTGTTGAGAGACAATGATATATAATGGTTACGCTTTTAATGGCTGATCTCTTAGAGGAGAGGATATAGGTAAGACTGCCAGCTGATGGAGATCTCACTTTCGCTCAACTGCTAGTCTTCTGGATTGCTGTCCCAGTTTGGGCCAGCGTCCCAAGTTTTTGGACCCAACTCTTGTCTAGTGCCACAAGAAAAGCACTGTGATTTATGGACATTGAAAGGCTGTTcagttttcagaatatttaatgGTCTTGGGCTTCAGTTGCATTAGAACAGTTGGGCTCAGCTTTCTGAAGTGCTCAATGTTGGCAAAATTCAGCTCCCAGTGGAGTCGGTGGGTTAACTAATGGAGGA carries:
- the ATG4C gene encoding cysteine protease ATG4C yields the protein MEATGTDEVEKIKSKFMSAWHNMKYSWVLKTKTYFSRNSPVFLLGKCYHFKTDESGELSTDGSNFDKINTEISGNVEEFRKDFISRIWLTYREEFPQIKGSALTTDCGWGCTLRTGQMLLAQGLMLHFLGRAWVWPDALDIDNSDSESWTAHTVKKLTASFEASLTAEREPKILSNHHQGTVKRNYDDNEKRNEVYHRKIISWFGDSPLTAFGLHQLIEYGKKSGKIAGDWYGPAVVAHILRKAVEEARDPELQGVTVYVAQDCTVYSSDVIDRQCSFMDSGKADTKAVIILVPVRLGGERTNMDYLEFVKGILSLEYCVGIIGGKPKQSYYFAGFQDDSLIYMDPHYCQSFVDVSIKDFPLESFHCPSPKKMSFKKMDPSCTIGFYCRTVQDFEKASEEITKMLKSSSKEKYPLFTFVKGHSRDYDFASSPLHEENNLFSEDEKKRLKRISTEEFVLL